The Chanos chanos chromosome 6, fChaCha1.1, whole genome shotgun sequence genome includes a region encoding these proteins:
- the LOC115815069 gene encoding succinate receptor 1-like, producing MVLERLEHHLAVNLEKCEFQTTSISYMSYVTSSGIQMDQEKARAVKDWLQSDTLKQTWVKGSGGSDFSEMQIARPHSSQPMHYGTIAVAAEWVYAQISEFNCTDWGDVLQRYYLTFMYSVEFAVGFLGNAVVILGYVFCLPAWKSTNVYLFNLAVSDLVFLCTFPRLAYNYANNQEDNSPFACITNRYILHMNLYSSILFMMWVSVDRLLLLRHPFRNHCMLSCKAAITTSVLTWLLVNILNSPLILYLVEDMKRTNWTKCHDFGSLSGGWKILNFSLGLTVTGYLLPLLALFASSQWAASVLKTQGEVFGTSYKRPLQAMRGAAIMFLVLYLPYHIMRNVRIASELPETKMSQCSKTNIEGLYIVTRPVAFAHNMIDPIFYFLMTEHFRELILRKLRTLRRRRATQLYLSTTM from the exons ATGGTCCTTGAGAGACTTGAACACCACCTAGCTGTTAACTTGGAGAAATGTGAATTCCAGACCACTAGCATTTCTTACATGAGTTATGTCACCTCATCCGGAATTCAGATGGACCAAGAGAAGGCCAGAGCAGTCAAGGACTGGCTACAGTCCGACACTTTGAAGCAG ACATGGGTCAAAGGATCAGGAGGTTCAGACTTCTCTGAGATGCAGATTGCCAGACCCCATTCTTCCCAGCCCATGCATTATGGCACCATTGCAGTAGCAGCAGAGTGGGTATATGCGCAAATCAGT GAATTTAACTGCACAGATTGGGGTGATGTACTGCAGCGGTACTACCTGACGTTTATGTACAGTGTGGAAtttgctgtgggttttttgggCAACGCTGTGGTTATTCTGGGCTATGTGTTCTGCCTACCTGCATGGAAGAGCACGAATGTGTACCTCTTCAACCTGGCTGTGTCTGATCTCGTTTTTCTGTGTACCTTCCCACGTCTGGCCTATAACTACGCCAACAATCAGGAAGACAACTCTCCCTTTGCTTGTATCACTAATCGGTACATCCTCCACATGAACCTCTACTCCAGCATCCTCTTCATGATGTGGGTGAGTGTAGATCGTCTCCTGCTGTTGCGCCACCCATTCCGTAATCATTGCATGTTAAGCTGCAAGGCTGCCATTACAACATCCGTCCTGACTTGGCTTCTCGTAAATATTCTTAATTCTCCACTCATCCTATACCTAGTGGAAGACATGAAGCGTACCAATTGGACTAAATGTCATGACTTTGGAAGCCTTTCGGGGGGCTGGAAAATTCTAAATTTCAGTTTAGGGCTGACAGTGACTGGCTACCTGCTGCCGTTACTGGCTCTCTTTGCTTCATCACAATGGGCTGCCTCTGTTCTTAAAACCCAGGGGGAGGTGTTTGGGACATCTTACAAGAGACCATTGCAAGCAATGAGGGGAGCCGCAATCATGTTCCTGGTGCTTTACTTACCCTATCACATTATGAGAAATGTGCGAATTGCATCAGAGCTCCCCGAGACAAAGATGTCTCAGTGCTCAAAGACCAACATTGAGGGACTGTACATTGTGACCCGGCCCGTGGCGTTTGCACACAACATGATCGACCCCATATTCTATTTTCTCATGACAGAACATTTCAGAGAACTGATTTTGCGCAAGCTGAGAACACTGAGGAGAAGGAGAGCCACTCAGTTGTACCTCAGTACAACAATGTGA